In Prosthecobacter sp. SYSU 5D2, the following proteins share a genomic window:
- a CDS encoding nuclear transport factor 2 family protein, with translation MRLLSALLLSLFLCACSQAGPADEAAIQTFLQRYFSTWSAKDMTGYAACFHSTARISFVQDGGQMSSQGLTDFIHGQKLGHERSPVPMTEVPTDIQITGDDRVSQAAVRWKLTKGRETVTGTDYFTLVKTAEGWKIASLVFYND, from the coding sequence ATGCGTCTGTTGTCCGCCCTTTTGCTGAGCCTTTTCCTCTGTGCCTGCAGCCAGGCCGGTCCGGCGGATGAGGCGGCCATCCAGACGTTTTTGCAGCGTTACTTTTCCACCTGGTCTGCCAAGGACATGACCGGATATGCGGCCTGCTTCCACAGCACCGCGCGCATCAGCTTCGTGCAAGACGGGGGCCAGATGAGCAGCCAGGGCCTGACCGATTTCATCCACGGTCAGAAGCTGGGCCACGAACGCTCCCCCGTGCCCATGACCGAGGTACCCACCGACATCCAGATCACGGGCGATGACCGCGTCTCCCAGGCCGCCGTCCGCTGGAAGCTCACCAAAGGCCGCGAAACCGTGACCGGCACCGATTACTTCACGCTCGTCAAAACCGCCGAGGGCTGGAAGATCGCCAGCCTCGTCTTCTACAACGATTAA
- a CDS encoding Gfo/Idh/MocA family oxidoreductase — protein MSRPLSSRRQFLTQSSLLAGAALGFPAIVSSRSPNARVNLAFIGVGGRAGSNIKELVGTALYPKGPKKEGEAVPAPQEPTENVVAICDVNSQHLDRAAAAFPKAKSYRDFRKMYEESKDIDAVVVSTTEHTHAYATLPALLAGKPVYCEKPLTRDIAEARLITEAAAKAGVATQMGTQIHGMPNYRRVVELIQSGAIGNVTDAHVCVSRAWGHQTKEEAEANKDIVFVTERPTEEQTPPPYLDWDLWLGPAPYRPYNEIYFPGPKWYRWWDFGNGTMSDLGSHWNDLPFWALKLDAPLTVEAFGPEPHPEIAPASMSAVYEYGPRGDMPACKIHWHQGSHKPDVWKNDPFISQWNNGVLFIGDKGMLLSDYNKHVLLPEAAFVDFQRPKPFIADSPGQHIEWLNAIKNGTPTGSPFSYAGPLTEANHLGNVAFRADGKITWDAKAMKITNNEAANRFISRVPREGWKL, from the coding sequence ATGTCCCGACCTCTTTCTTCACGTCGTCAGTTTTTGACCCAAAGCTCCCTGCTGGCCGGAGCGGCCCTGGGTTTCCCTGCCATCGTCAGCTCCCGGTCTCCGAATGCGCGGGTGAACCTGGCCTTCATTGGCGTGGGGGGGCGTGCGGGCAGCAACATCAAGGAGCTGGTGGGCACGGCGCTGTATCCCAAAGGTCCGAAGAAAGAAGGGGAAGCGGTGCCCGCTCCCCAGGAGCCCACGGAAAACGTGGTGGCCATCTGCGATGTGAACAGCCAGCATCTGGACCGGGCGGCTGCCGCTTTTCCGAAGGCCAAATCTTATCGCGACTTCCGCAAGATGTATGAGGAGTCCAAGGACATAGATGCCGTCGTCGTCAGCACTACCGAGCACACGCATGCCTATGCCACGCTGCCCGCGCTGCTGGCCGGAAAGCCGGTGTATTGTGAGAAGCCGCTGACGCGCGACATCGCCGAAGCGCGCCTGATCACGGAGGCGGCGGCCAAGGCCGGAGTGGCCACGCAGATGGGCACGCAGATCCATGGCATGCCTAACTACAGGCGTGTCGTCGAGCTCATCCAGAGCGGTGCCATCGGCAATGTCACGGACGCGCATGTGTGTGTTTCCCGCGCCTGGGGCCACCAGACGAAGGAGGAGGCGGAAGCCAACAAGGACATCGTTTTTGTGACCGAACGCCCGACCGAGGAGCAGACCCCGCCGCCGTATCTGGACTGGGACTTGTGGCTCGGTCCGGCACCTTACCGCCCGTATAACGAGATCTATTTCCCCGGTCCGAAGTGGTATCGCTGGTGGGACTTCGGCAATGGCACCATGTCCGACCTGGGCAGCCACTGGAACGACCTGCCGTTCTGGGCTTTGAAGCTGGATGCGCCGCTGACGGTGGAAGCCTTTGGCCCTGAGCCGCATCCGGAGATCGCTCCGGCGTCCATGTCCGCTGTGTATGAATACGGCCCGCGCGGCGACATGCCCGCCTGCAAGATCCACTGGCATCAGGGCAGCCATAAGCCGGATGTGTGGAAGAACGATCCCTTCATCAGCCAGTGGAACAACGGCGTCCTGTTCATCGGCGACAAGGGCATGCTGCTTTCCGATTATAACAAACATGTCCTGCTGCCTGAGGCCGCATTTGTGGACTTCCAGCGGCCCAAGCCCTTCATCGCCGATTCTCCCGGTCAGCACATCGAGTGGCTGAACGCCATCAAAAACGGCACACCGACCGGCAGTCCTTTCAGTTATGCCGGGCCGCTGACGGAGGCCAACCACCTGGGCAACGTCGCCTTCCGCGCAGACGGCAAGATCACCTGGGATGCCAAGGCCATGAAGATCACCAATAACGAGGCGGCCAACCGCTTCATCAGCCGTGTGCCGCGCGAGGGCTGGAAGCTGTAA
- a CDS encoding ABC-F family ATP-binding cassette domain-containing protein produces the protein MLSVSNVSKTYAGRTLFSGVSFHINRGEKIGLIGPNGAGKSTLFSLLLRETTPDDGLVTMEKNLEFGFLPQESAPVDDMTVLELATSHCHEHSRWEAEPKAKRILKGLAFRETDFDRNARTLSGGWVMRAHLARLLVQEPDLLLLDEPTNHLDLESLIWFQNYLMSYPGAILMISHDREFLNALTDAILEIAHSKVNRYRGNYDSYLVEKAAREEQMKGAFENQQREIAKLQQWADRFKAKANFASRAQDKLKMIDRMEKLEGPAAAAKTVKFRFPQPPRSGQRVLTLKGLDFAYGETPVYHGLDFEVERGQRLVLVGPNGAGKSTLLKLMAGALTPQGGKRDLGHNVKQGYFAQYRGDVLNMKHTVLQSAMDLPSRPGENLCRTLLGSFLFHGDDVFKPVGVLSGGEKSRLALVRLLLDPPNLLLMDEPTTHLDMGSIDALIGALEDYEGTLVFISHDVHFIRAMARGVVHIAGGVLTPYAGDYQYYLDKTKATSAREALTASLTNSQPGAWDTPAKKAYSPPKSKEQKRLEAEARNNRAKGRKDLEKNVARIEEELAALDKRKMELVELLQDGATYADAAKFKALSQEMEQIEPRIATKTTAWEKAAGELEALIAKEAAS, from the coding sequence ATGCTTTCTGTTTCCAATGTCAGTAAAACTTATGCAGGCCGCACCCTCTTCAGCGGTGTGTCTTTCCATATCAATCGCGGTGAGAAGATCGGCCTCATCGGACCCAACGGGGCAGGGAAGTCCACCCTTTTTTCCCTGCTGCTGCGGGAGACGACGCCGGATGACGGCCTGGTGACGATGGAAAAGAACCTGGAGTTTGGGTTCCTGCCGCAGGAAAGCGCCCCTGTGGATGACATGACGGTGCTGGAGCTGGCGACGAGCCACTGCCACGAGCACAGCCGCTGGGAGGCGGAGCCGAAGGCGAAGCGCATCCTGAAGGGACTGGCCTTCCGCGAGACCGACTTCGACCGGAATGCCCGCACCCTGAGCGGCGGCTGGGTGATGCGTGCGCATCTGGCGCGCCTGCTGGTGCAGGAGCCGGACCTGCTGCTGCTGGATGAGCCGACCAACCACCTGGATCTGGAATCCCTCATCTGGTTTCAAAATTACCTGATGAGCTATCCGGGGGCCATTTTGATGATCTCCCATGACCGTGAGTTCCTCAATGCGCTGACGGATGCCATCCTGGAGATCGCCCACAGCAAGGTGAACCGCTATCGCGGCAACTACGATTCCTACCTGGTGGAAAAAGCCGCGCGTGAGGAGCAGATGAAGGGCGCATTTGAAAACCAGCAGCGGGAGATCGCCAAGCTCCAGCAATGGGCGGACCGCTTCAAGGCCAAGGCCAACTTCGCCTCCCGTGCCCAGGACAAGCTGAAGATGATTGACCGCATGGAGAAGCTGGAAGGCCCGGCGGCGGCGGCCAAGACGGTCAAGTTCCGCTTCCCGCAGCCGCCCCGCAGCGGCCAGCGGGTGCTGACGCTGAAAGGGCTGGATTTTGCTTACGGTGAGACGCCGGTGTATCATGGCCTGGATTTCGAAGTCGAAAGGGGCCAGCGCCTGGTGCTGGTGGGGCCTAACGGCGCTGGGAAATCCACGCTGCTGAAGCTGATGGCCGGGGCGCTGACGCCGCAGGGCGGCAAGCGGGATCTCGGTCACAATGTGAAGCAGGGTTACTTTGCGCAGTATCGTGGTGACGTGCTGAACATGAAGCATACCGTTTTGCAGTCCGCCATGGACCTGCCCAGCCGGCCGGGGGAAAATTTGTGTCGCACTTTGTTAGGCTCTTTCCTGTTTCATGGGGATGATGTGTTCAAGCCTGTGGGCGTGCTGAGCGGGGGGGAGAAGTCCCGACTGGCGCTGGTGCGGCTGCTTTTGGATCCGCCGAACCTGCTGCTGATGGATGAGCCGACGACGCATTTGGACATGGGCAGCATTGATGCGCTCATCGGCGCGCTGGAGGACTATGAAGGCACGCTGGTTTTCATCAGCCATGATGTGCACTTTATCCGCGCGATGGCCAGAGGGGTGGTTCATATCGCCGGCGGCGTGCTGACGCCTTATGCCGGGGACTACCAGTATTACCTGGACAAGACCAAAGCCACCTCCGCCCGTGAGGCGCTGACCGCCAGCCTGACCAACAGCCAGCCGGGAGCCTGGGATACACCGGCCAAAAAGGCCTATTCGCCCCCCAAGTCCAAAGAGCAAAAACGCCTGGAGGCGGAGGCCCGCAACAACCGCGCCAAAGGCCGCAAGGACCTGGAGAAAAATGTGGCCCGCATCGAGGAAGAACTCGCCGCTCTGGACAAGCGCAAGATGGAACTCGTGGAACTGCTGCAAGATGGCGCCACCTATGCGGATGCCGCGAAGTTCAAGGCGCTGAGCCAGGAGATGGAGCAGATCGAACCGCGCATCGCCACGAAAACAACCGCCTGGGAAAAGGCTGCCGGGGAGCTGGAAGCGCTGATTGCCAAAGAGGCTGCGTCTTGA
- a CDS encoding zinc ribbon domain-containing protein, which produces MSEVTAISKFACPGCGGEAVWTPAKKALVCPYCGTVSPAELKADGSLIEENDLVTALRAIPDDQRGWEAQRKTVRCQSCQAISVFDEKRVAQRCDFCGSSALLDVADMQAPIRPGSLLPFKIAEGQVREDIRRWYGSHFWARSNLSNKALTDTLHGLYLPYWTFDAHAECPWQAEAGYHYYVRDSQGRQQRRTRWEHASGHVSEDFDDVLVPASKGVHAPLLGALEPFPTTSELVPYDAGYLSGWVVEQYQIDLIQSAQMSRQRMDALLRQVCSREVPGDTQRNLQISPTYSEQTFKHVLLPVWLLSYTYGTKNYQVAVNGVTGKITGEYPLSWVKITIAVIIGLIILFVFIAYSD; this is translated from the coding sequence ATGTCTGAAGTCACCGCCATCAGCAAGTTCGCCTGCCCCGGCTGCGGGGGAGAAGCCGTCTGGACTCCGGCCAAAAAGGCCCTCGTCTGCCCTTACTGCGGCACCGTCTCCCCGGCGGAGCTGAAGGCGGACGGGTCGCTCATTGAGGAGAACGACCTGGTCACCGCGCTGCGGGCCATTCCGGACGATCAGCGCGGCTGGGAGGCGCAGCGGAAAACGGTGCGCTGCCAGAGCTGCCAGGCCATTTCCGTCTTCGATGAAAAGCGGGTGGCGCAGCGCTGTGACTTCTGCGGCTCCTCTGCCCTGCTGGATGTGGCGGACATGCAGGCACCCATCCGGCCCGGCAGCCTGCTGCCGTTTAAGATCGCTGAGGGTCAGGTGCGCGAAGACATCCGCCGCTGGTATGGCAGTCATTTTTGGGCCCGGAGCAATCTGAGCAACAAAGCCCTCACGGATACCCTTCACGGCCTTTACCTGCCCTACTGGACCTTTGACGCCCATGCCGAGTGCCCCTGGCAGGCGGAGGCGGGTTATCATTATTACGTCCGCGACAGCCAGGGCCGCCAGCAGAGGCGCACCCGCTGGGAACACGCTAGCGGGCATGTCAGCGAGGACTTTGACGACGTTTTGGTACCTGCCTCCAAAGGTGTCCATGCGCCACTGCTCGGTGCGCTGGAGCCGTTTCCCACGACGTCTGAGCTGGTGCCCTATGATGCCGGTTATCTTTCCGGCTGGGTGGTGGAGCAGTATCAGATTGACCTCATCCAGTCGGCCCAGATGTCCCGCCAACGCATGGATGCCCTGCTGCGTCAGGTCTGCTCCCGCGAAGTCCCGGGCGATACCCAGCGCAACCTGCAAATCTCCCCCACGTATAGCGAGCAGACGTTTAAACACGTCCTGCTTCCCGTCTGGCTCCTGTCCTATACCTACGGCACCAAAAACTACCAGGTGGCCGTCAACGGCGTCACCGGCAAGATCACCGGCGAATACCCGCTGAGCTGGGTGAAGATCACGATCGCGGTGATTATTGGACTCATCATCCTCTTCGTCTTCATTGCGTATAGCGATTGA
- a CDS encoding serine hydrolase domain-containing protein has protein sequence MHAITDSALTTVKEWFEENFRSRGELGASVSIWQNGIEVLSLAHGFCDRQSTRPWTADTLVPVFSSTKAPAAVCCLMALEEAGLPLDSAVSEVWPEFVGGGKGEMQFAHLLSHTAGLCAMDERVPIFNYEAVVEALERQVPLWEPGTKQGYHARTFGFLMDEIVRRITGVDSLGLYFRDTFATPMGLDFWIGLPEQHWPRVSPVYPGRISIANSDQPFLKAYNNSSSLTHRTFVSPFGLNAVSEYNTPELWAPGFASMGGVGTAHGLGQFYAMLAQGGLWKGQRLVSEAVLKQLGHTLSQEEDSVLLTPIAFAAGVMQDPLSEDGSKLRQHFGPSLTAFGHPGAGGSLCFADPENRIALAYVMNQMEFGTLPGPKVLGMVERLYA, from the coding sequence ATGCACGCCATCACCGATTCAGCCCTGACCACCGTCAAGGAATGGTTTGAGGAAAACTTCCGCAGCCGGGGGGAGCTGGGGGCGTCTGTGTCCATCTGGCAAAACGGCATCGAAGTGCTTTCCTTAGCGCATGGATTTTGCGACCGCCAGAGCACCCGGCCCTGGACGGCGGACACATTGGTTCCGGTCTTTTCCTCCACCAAGGCCCCGGCGGCGGTCTGCTGCCTCATGGCGCTGGAGGAAGCCGGTTTACCGCTGGACAGCGCCGTGTCCGAGGTGTGGCCGGAATTCGTCGGCGGCGGCAAAGGGGAGATGCAGTTCGCGCACCTGCTCTCCCACACCGCCGGGCTTTGCGCAATGGATGAGCGCGTGCCCATCTTTAACTATGAGGCTGTGGTGGAGGCCTTGGAGCGCCAGGTGCCGCTGTGGGAGCCGGGCACGAAGCAGGGTTATCACGCGCGCACCTTTGGCTTTTTGATGGATGAAATCGTGCGCCGCATCACCGGCGTGGATTCCTTGGGGCTCTACTTTCGCGATACCTTCGCCACCCCTATGGGCCTGGATTTCTGGATCGGCCTGCCGGAGCAGCATTGGCCCCGCGTCTCGCCCGTGTATCCGGGGCGGATCAGCATCGCCAACAGCGACCAGCCTTTCTTAAAAGCCTATAACAACAGCAGCAGCCTCACGCACCGCACCTTCGTGAGTCCCTTTGGACTGAATGCGGTGAGCGAATACAATACGCCCGAGCTTTGGGCACCCGGCTTTGCCAGCATGGGCGGCGTCGGCACCGCGCATGGCCTGGGGCAGTTCTATGCCATGCTCGCCCAGGGCGGCCTGTGGAAGGGCCAGCGGCTCGTTTCCGAAGCCGTTTTGAAGCAGTTAGGCCACACTCTCTCCCAAGAAGAAGACAGTGTGCTGCTCACCCCCATCGCCTTTGCCGCCGGCGTCATGCAGGACCCGCTAAGCGAGGACGGCAGCAAGCTGCGCCAGCACTTTGGCCCCAGCCTGACGGCCTTCGGTCATCCCGGTGCCGGAGGCAGCCTCTGCTTCGCCGACCCTGAAAACCGCATCGCCCTGGCCTACGTGATGAACCAGATGGAATTCGGTACCCTCCCCGGCCCGAAGGTGCTGGGCATGGTGGAGCGGCTGTACGCCTGA
- a CDS encoding ParB/RepB/Spo0J family partition protein produces MPRPPALAQPAPGDVVNRVGLEQIVPSPLQPRKEFVQEQLAELMGSIKEHGIIQPLIVRRVNGKLELIAGERRFRASRELGLKEVPVIVRDASDKDVLEMALIENLQREDLNPIEEARAYERLAKDFSMRQEDIAQRVGKNRATVANTMRLLDLASPVQNLLSTGKLSTGHAKVLLTLKDGEQQEKAAEEIVKKGLTVRAAEKLASGILNPPAPKPVLGDNEVNSAIESVEQRLMHHLTTNVSVSHSEKKGHISIDYYGVEDLNRLLSLMGVPEEQAED; encoded by the coding sequence ATGCCGCGCCCGCCTGCACTGGCCCAGCCGGCTCCAGGGGATGTGGTCAACCGCGTCGGTCTGGAGCAGATCGTGCCCAGCCCCTTGCAGCCGCGCAAGGAGTTCGTGCAGGAGCAGCTGGCGGAGCTCATGGGCTCCATCAAGGAGCACGGCATCATCCAGCCGCTCATTGTCCGCCGGGTGAATGGCAAGCTGGAGCTCATCGCCGGTGAGCGCCGCTTCCGCGCCTCCCGTGAGCTGGGCCTTAAAGAAGTGCCCGTCATCGTCCGCGATGCTTCCGACAAGGACGTGCTGGAGATGGCCCTCATCGAGAACCTCCAGCGTGAAGACCTCAATCCCATCGAAGAAGCGCGGGCCTATGAGCGCCTGGCCAAAGACTTCTCCATGCGCCAGGAGGACATCGCCCAGCGGGTGGGGAAAAATCGCGCGACGGTGGCCAATACCATGCGCCTGCTGGACCTGGCCTCCCCGGTGCAGAACCTTCTCTCCACGGGCAAGCTCAGCACCGGCCACGCCAAGGTCCTGCTGACCCTGAAGGACGGCGAGCAGCAGGAAAAGGCTGCCGAGGAAATCGTCAAAAAAGGTCTCACGGTCCGCGCAGCTGAAAAGCTGGCCAGTGGCATCCTGAACCCGCCCGCGCCCAAGCCGGTGCTGGGGGACAACGAGGTGAACAGCGCCATTGAATCCGTGGAGCAGCGCCTCATGCATCACCTGACCACGAATGTCTCTGTCAGCCACTCGGAGAAAAAGGGCCATATTTCCATTGATTACTACGGTGTTGAGGATCTCAACCGCCTGCTTTCCCTCATGGGTGTACCGGAAGAGCAGGCTGAAGACTGA
- a CDS encoding fused MFS/spermidine synthase, producing the protein MAKTPATPSPASPQASSSSLFLTRLFLGAACFLSGASLMVIEISAARLLSPLFGNSVYTWTALIGVILIAFSIGGYWGGRLADRRAGLDVLGWLLTGVAFLTFFIPALSTWFGPSFAKAGLIDGPVMFSLFLLAVPGALLGAVSPAAVRLYSLTSADTHIGGAAGTISMLGSLGSFVGTFLSGFFLLGTFGVRSIFVGTAVLLLVLALLAFFLAGTGAARMTKVVAMCLLAGLVGGLTGPAPVQGVIYEHESFYHRIQVSEEGTSPNRRRLLKLDSTHEGGMNPDTGELILAYQHYWRLAMLQDRPLNSALFIGAGAFGMPEEVSRTFPEATVDVAELDPEVIEAGRKFFKLDEYPNVHAHASDARHYLRTSGGKKWDLIFGDAYNGMHAIPAHLATREFFQLVSDHLTPEGVYTMNVISAVQGPKAELLAGMLATLRQVFPHLQVFAVQGDRTVTQNVIILASHHDMAPLIVDQHFPASTWQARLLRTHVPVRYLPANGQVFTDDLNPVDAIIARGLIR; encoded by the coding sequence ATGGCCAAAACCCCCGCCACTCCATCTCCCGCCTCTCCCCAGGCTTCCTCCAGCAGCCTTTTCCTCACGCGCCTCTTTCTCGGCGCGGCCTGCTTCTTGTCCGGGGCCTCTCTGATGGTCATTGAAATCAGCGCCGCGCGTCTGCTCTCGCCCCTGTTTGGAAACAGCGTTTATACCTGGACAGCCCTCATCGGCGTCATCCTTATCGCTTTCAGCATCGGCGGCTACTGGGGCGGGCGGCTGGCGGACCGGCGCGCCGGGCTTGATGTGCTCGGCTGGCTGCTGACAGGAGTGGCCTTTCTCACCTTCTTCATCCCCGCGCTTAGCACCTGGTTCGGTCCGTCCTTTGCCAAAGCCGGCCTCATTGATGGACCGGTCATGTTCTCCCTCTTCCTGCTGGCCGTGCCCGGTGCGTTGCTTGGGGCCGTGTCTCCCGCTGCTGTGCGCCTTTACAGCCTCACCTCTGCCGATACCCACATCGGCGGCGCGGCAGGCACCATCAGCATGCTCGGCTCCCTGGGCAGTTTTGTGGGCACCTTCCTCTCCGGCTTTTTCCTGCTGGGAACCTTCGGTGTGCGCAGCATCTTTGTCGGCACAGCGGTGCTGCTGCTGGTGCTCGCTCTGCTGGCTTTTTTCCTCGCAGGCACAGGGGCTGCCCGGATGACGAAAGTCGTCGCCATGTGCCTCCTCGCAGGCCTTGTCGGCGGCCTCACCGGCCCTGCCCCGGTTCAGGGTGTCATCTATGAGCATGAATCCTTTTACCATCGTATCCAGGTCTCTGAAGAAGGCACCAGCCCCAACCGCCGCCGCCTGCTGAAACTGGATTCCACCCATGAAGGCGGCATGAACCCGGATACCGGCGAGCTCATCCTGGCCTATCAGCATTACTGGCGGCTGGCCATGCTGCAGGACCGTCCTCTGAACAGCGCCCTCTTCATCGGTGCCGGCGCTTTTGGCATGCCTGAGGAAGTCTCCCGCACCTTCCCTGAAGCCACCGTGGACGTGGCCGAGCTGGATCCCGAGGTCATTGAGGCCGGCCGCAAGTTCTTCAAGCTGGATGAATACCCCAACGTCCACGCCCATGCCAGCGATGCCCGCCACTATCTGCGCACTAGCGGCGGCAAAAAATGGGACCTCATTTTTGGCGATGCCTACAACGGCATGCACGCCATCCCGGCCCATCTGGCCACACGGGAGTTCTTCCAGCTCGTTTCCGACCACCTCACCCCTGAGGGTGTTTATACGATGAACGTCATCTCCGCCGTCCAGGGGCCCAAGGCGGAGCTGCTGGCAGGCATGCTCGCCACCCTGCGCCAGGTCTTCCCCCACCTGCAAGTCTTCGCCGTCCAGGGGGACCGCACCGTCACCCAAAACGTCATCATCCTGGCTTCCCATCACGACATGGCCCCGCTCATTGTGGACCAGCATTTCCCCGCCAGCACCTGGCAGGCCCGGCTTCTGCGCACCCACGTTCCGGTCCGCTACCTGCCCGCCAACGGCCAGGTCTTTACCGATGACCTCAACCCCGTGGATGCGATCATCGCACGCGGGCTGATCCGGTAA
- the trpD gene encoding anthranilate phosphoribosyltransferase codes for MQTLLTPLAEGKCLTEAQVREAAAFLVDEQESPETKANFLRTLAKKGETPAEIACFVQEFLRLAVDPGLDRDKLPGPMLDVVGTGGDKLHLFNISTTAMFILAAGGVCVTKHGNRGVTSKAGGADVLEALGIRIDLPVERVARGMETNGLGFFFAPLYHPAFKAVGEARKLLAAEGQRSIFNLLGPLLNPARPDYQLLGVFDPAFTRSFGEILMTLGRKSAWVVHGTGNDGGGMDELSTLGENQVCQVSNGTLTETTLDPASLGFGPARLEDLVGGDAAENAAIIEGILDHTLKGPKRDIAVLNAAAGFVITGISPDLAEGKSLAESLLDRGAAHAKMVAMRDWC; via the coding sequence ATGCAGACCCTATTGACTCCCCTCGCCGAAGGCAAATGCCTGACCGAAGCCCAAGTGCGCGAAGCCGCCGCCTTTCTGGTGGACGAGCAGGAGTCTCCTGAGACCAAGGCCAATTTCCTCCGCACCCTCGCAAAAAAAGGCGAGACGCCGGCCGAGATCGCCTGCTTCGTGCAGGAGTTTCTGCGTCTGGCCGTGGATCCCGGCCTGGACCGCGACAAGCTCCCCGGCCCCATGCTGGACGTGGTGGGAACCGGCGGTGACAAACTGCATCTCTTCAACATCTCCACCACCGCCATGTTCATCCTGGCTGCCGGCGGCGTCTGCGTGACCAAGCATGGCAACCGCGGCGTCACCAGCAAAGCCGGCGGGGCCGATGTCCTGGAGGCCCTGGGCATCCGCATTGACCTGCCCGTGGAGCGCGTGGCACGCGGCATGGAGACCAACGGCCTCGGCTTCTTCTTCGCCCCCCTGTATCATCCCGCCTTCAAGGCCGTGGGCGAAGCTCGCAAGCTCCTCGCCGCCGAGGGCCAGCGCTCCATCTTTAACCTCCTGGGTCCCCTGCTCAATCCCGCCCGCCCCGACTACCAGCTCCTGGGCGTCTTTGATCCCGCCTTCACCCGCTCCTTTGGCGAGATCCTCATGACCCTCGGCCGCAAAAGCGCCTGGGTCGTCCACGGTACTGGCAATGACGGCGGCGGCATGGATGAACTCTCTACCCTGGGTGAAAACCAGGTCTGCCAGGTCAGCAACGGCACCCTCACGGAAACCACCCTTGATCCCGCCAGCCTCGGCTTCGGCCCAGCCCGCCTGGAAGACCTCGTCGGTGGCGATGCCGCTGAAAACGCCGCCATCATCGAAGGCATCCTCGATCATACCCTCAAAGGCCCCAAGCGCGACATCGCCGTGCTGAACGCCGCCGCCGGCTTCGTCATCACCGGCATCTCCCCCGATCTTGCCGAAGGCAAATCCCTCGCCGAATCCCTCCTCGACCGCGGTGCCGCCCACGCCAAGATGGTGGCCATGCGGGACTGGTGTTGA